The following coding sequences lie in one Verrucomicrobiales bacterium genomic window:
- a CDS encoding arylsulfatase, with protein MMKLLCILVALGVALAAAGADAKRPNIVILYADDMGWGDLAVQNPASKIPTPNLDQLAHEGMRFTDAHSSSGVCTPSRYALLHGRYHWRKFHGIVNSFDQPVLDDARLTIAEVLRAKGYRTACIGKWHLGWDWNAIKQPGATNQGDAKRTVFMPAAFDWSKAIPGGPLAHGFDYYFGDDVPNFPPYAWFENDRVITVPTVPLTTTAATAEGNWEARPGPSVKDWDFWAVMPKLTEKAVEWIGKQKPETPFFLYFPFTSPHAPIVPTKEFVGKSKANGYGDFMVQTDDTVGRVLKALRDGGFASDTLVVFTADNGPESYAYDRVKKYDHRSMGPLRGLKRDIWEGGHRVPFIVRWPGVVPAGGVNDGLLSQIDLFATLATLVGHAVPPGNAEDSFNQLPLLTGKGPSARDAHVHNTNPDGYAIRHGDWVLIDAKSGGVSAVPAWFDEVNGYAKNPHPGELYNLRNDLAQKKNLYGERPEKVAELKAILTHLRTHGQARDMGK; from the coding sequence ATGATGAAACTACTCTGCATACTGGTGGCCCTGGGGGTCGCGCTCGCCGCTGCTGGCGCCGACGCAAAGCGGCCGAATATCGTGATTCTTTACGCGGATGACATGGGCTGGGGCGACCTTGCCGTCCAGAATCCCGCGTCGAAAATTCCCACCCCAAACCTCGACCAGCTCGCTCACGAGGGTATGCGCTTCACCGACGCGCACAGCTCCTCAGGCGTCTGCACGCCAAGCCGTTACGCGCTGCTGCACGGGCGTTATCACTGGCGGAAATTTCACGGCATCGTGAACTCGTTCGACCAGCCCGTTCTGGACGATGCGCGGTTGACCATCGCAGAGGTGCTCCGTGCCAAGGGCTATCGCACCGCCTGCATCGGGAAATGGCATCTCGGCTGGGACTGGAACGCCATCAAGCAACCCGGTGCGACGAACCAAGGCGACGCGAAGAGAACTGTGTTCATGCCAGCGGCCTTCGATTGGTCCAAGGCGATTCCCGGGGGCCCGCTCGCGCACGGGTTCGACTATTACTTTGGTGACGACGTGCCGAACTTTCCGCCCTACGCGTGGTTTGAGAACGACCGCGTCATCACGGTCCCGACCGTGCCGCTCACCACCACCGCGGCGACGGCGGAGGGCAATTGGGAAGCGCGTCCGGGGCCGTCGGTGAAGGACTGGGATTTCTGGGCGGTAATGCCGAAACTCACTGAGAAGGCCGTCGAGTGGATTGGCAAGCAGAAGCCCGAGACGCCGTTCTTCCTCTACTTCCCCTTCACCTCGCCACACGCGCCCATCGTGCCGACAAAGGAGTTTGTGGGAAAATCCAAGGCGAACGGCTACGGCGATTTCATGGTGCAGACCGACGACACTGTGGGGCGCGTGCTCAAGGCATTGAGGGACGGTGGCTTCGCAAGCGACACGCTCGTCGTCTTTACGGCTGACAACGGCCCGGAAAGCTACGCCTATGACCGGGTGAAGAAGTACGACCATCGCAGCATGGGGCCCTTGCGCGGGCTGAAGCGTGACATTTGGGAGGGGGGGCATCGTGTGCCGTTCATTGTGCGCTGGCCGGGTGTCGTCCCCGCTGGCGGCGTCAACGACGGGTTGTTGAGTCAGATAGATTTGTTTGCGACTCTCGCTACACTCGTGGGGCACGCCGTGCCGCCGGGCAATGCGGAGGACAGCTTCAACCAGTTACCGCTGCTCACGGGGAAGGGACCGAGCGCCCGCGATGCGCATGTTCACAACACCAACCCCGATGGCTACGCTATCAGGCACGGCGACTGGGTGTTGATCGACGCGAAGAGCGGCGGCGTGTCCGCAGTGCCGGCGTGGTTTGACGAGGTAAATGGCTACGCCAAGAATCCGCACCCTGGCGAGCTGTACAACCTACGGAATGACCTTGCACAGAAGAAAAACCTCTACGGCGAGAGGCCCGAGAAAGTCGCCGAGTTGAAGGCCATCCTTACGCATCTGCGCACCCATGGCCAGGCTCGCGATATGGGGAAGTAA
- a CDS encoding leucine-rich repeat domain-containing protein, whose product MQAQSDLIPDSQLRLAIRQTLGKAYGEITIHDLQRLKHLDASYAARFGGPLPVINAPIRSLQGLQLATNLESLNLEGSPIPASDPNAFMLSLPALELTDFSPLATLGHLLDLRLGLNRLHTIQLPPGLTNLTSLSVEWVVQLKLPKDLDRLQILNAAGAGHPGFRLVECSFLADLPNLKQLNLSGARLENLDCLGGLSNLNVLNLADNGLLEFSFPATFGRLKVLDLSYNSFVNTSFLEHAPPLHELHLSGISLSRFVLPTSLAGLESLDLSNNRLVELSLPAGMERLSHLTLSGNLLSQVQLPPDLVRLTHLDLSFNPLDNPRLPAGLSNVVSLDLRGRSLTTLSFPSGWISLQDLLLGAAPTYCHYPPTCVEAPLELRVSFAEDMLGLQRLDLSGRNVATLELKGALPQLSVLSLTNNPLKSLQLTGWFPDLHRVEVRGGFFGDAELAELVLSPGVSNLRELVLPGNSLRHTAFLANLDRLEVLNLDYNQLSTFSFPTQLAHLTQVSLSGNRLTRLDLPPGLSRLSSLSASVNQLTNITFPITWPQLRVLNLSNNQLDKASFLEKLPGLTTLDLLGNALGHLGSSDLSAALEHLDVSNNPFQELVLPGGLAQLRELNINSCPSLTAVVLPTGMTELRDLIIHGCPSLKVVALPTGMTELRNLWLSYNANLEDLQLPEDLINLRRLNLYSNHLRNLVIPSGLVNLEELNALGNKLEGLVLPPTLVRLSTLGLANNALENTDFLVMLNHLKVLSLNLNKLSRFIPQANLATLEVLELVGNQLTELRLPNTFSQLTALSVSGNKLTELSLPDGARSLTYLSAAQNQISSLTIPRGMKKLVHVDVSDNVLSRFHLPPDAGVQESELYVSGNPPLKEVTLAADVKVTPSILVLRQQGVQVNIEPVLRNIELHVTPPGAFPVWMSLEMFFSEGTYTIERSLDLQQWFQVRSLYNPSTPLRREPFYDLELEGLQRYFLRIRRIE is encoded by the coding sequence GTGCAAGCTCAGTCTGACTTGATTCCGGACTCACAACTGCGTCTGGCCATTCGTCAAACCCTAGGCAAAGCTTACGGTGAGATTACGATCCACGACTTGCAACGTCTCAAGCACCTGGACGCAAGCTATGCGGCGCGATTTGGAGGCCCGCTCCCGGTAATCAACGCGCCGATTCGGAGCCTTCAGGGACTTCAGCTCGCCACAAATCTTGAATCATTGAACCTTGAGGGAAGTCCGATTCCGGCTTCTGACCCCAACGCGTTCATGCTCAGCCTCCCGGCTTTGGAACTAACCGATTTTTCACCTCTCGCAACGCTCGGCCACTTGCTTGATCTTCGGCTGGGTCTGAACAGGCTTCACACGATTCAACTTCCTCCAGGCCTGACCAACCTCACCAGTCTCAGCGTGGAGTGGGTTGTACAACTCAAACTCCCCAAGGACCTGGATCGGCTACAGATTTTAAACGCTGCGGGTGCGGGACATCCGGGATTCCGTCTGGTGGAATGCTCATTTCTGGCAGACCTGCCCAACCTCAAACAGCTGAACTTGTCGGGAGCTCGGTTAGAGAATCTGGATTGTCTCGGCGGACTATCGAATCTCAACGTTCTGAATCTTGCGGACAACGGCCTCTTGGAGTTCTCATTCCCTGCGACCTTCGGCCGGCTTAAGGTGCTAGACCTTTCGTACAACTCGTTCGTGAACACGTCCTTCTTGGAGCACGCCCCTCCCCTGCACGAACTCCACTTGTCCGGAATCAGTTTGTCCCGGTTTGTGCTACCGACATCGCTCGCCGGGCTGGAATCACTTGATTTGTCGAACAATCGGTTAGTCGAGCTCTCGCTTCCGGCTGGAATGGAACGTCTTTCGCATCTCACTCTGTCTGGGAACCTGTTGAGCCAAGTCCAGCTTCCTCCGGATCTTGTGCGTCTGACTCATCTCGATCTTTCGTTTAACCCGCTCGATAATCCGCGGCTGCCCGCGGGACTGAGCAACGTGGTAAGTCTTGATCTGCGTGGCCGGTCGCTCACCACACTGAGCTTCCCGTCGGGATGGATCTCCCTCCAGGACCTACTCCTCGGAGCGGCCCCAACTTACTGCCACTATCCGCCCACTTGCGTGGAGGCTCCGCTCGAACTGCGTGTGTCCTTCGCTGAAGATATGCTCGGCCTGCAGCGACTCGATCTGTCCGGGAGAAATGTAGCAACTTTGGAACTTAAGGGGGCGCTCCCTCAGCTGTCGGTTTTGTCTCTCACGAACAATCCGCTGAAATCGCTCCAGCTGACTGGCTGGTTTCCGGACTTGCATCGGGTGGAGGTTAGGGGTGGTTTTTTCGGAGACGCTGAGCTCGCGGAATTAGTTCTATCACCCGGCGTGAGTAACCTAAGGGAACTCGTCCTGCCGGGGAATTCCCTGCGCCACACGGCGTTTCTCGCCAATCTTGACCGGCTGGAGGTTCTCAATTTGGATTACAACCAACTCTCAACATTTAGCTTCCCAACGCAGCTGGCCCATCTGACTCAAGTGTCACTGAGCGGCAATCGGTTGACGCGTCTGGACCTGCCTCCGGGGTTGAGCCGTCTGAGCTCACTCTCTGCATCCGTTAACCAACTCACCAACATCACCTTCCCAATCACCTGGCCACAGCTCCGGGTTCTAAACCTGAGCAACAACCAGCTGGACAAGGCTTCTTTTTTGGAAAAACTCCCAGGACTGACGACATTGGACCTTCTCGGCAACGCTCTGGGCCATTTGGGCTCTTCCGACCTAAGCGCGGCCCTTGAGCATCTCGATGTGAGCAACAATCCCTTCCAGGAGCTGGTCCTCCCCGGTGGTCTAGCTCAGCTGCGCGAGTTGAACATCAACAGCTGTCCATCACTGACGGCCGTGGTCTTGCCTACGGGGATGACCGAACTCAGAGATTTGATCATCCATGGCTGCCCGTCACTGAAGGTCGTGGCCTTGCCAACGGGGATGACCGAACTCAGAAATCTCTGGCTGAGCTACAACGCCAATCTTGAGGACCTTCAGCTACCTGAGGACTTGATCAACTTGAGAAGGCTTAATCTTTATTCCAACCATCTTCGGAACTTGGTCATCCCTAGCGGATTGGTGAACCTTGAGGAGTTAAACGCGCTGGGGAATAAGCTGGAGGGCTTGGTCTTGCCCCCCACGCTGGTCCGATTGAGCACATTGGGGCTGGCCAACAACGCCTTAGAAAACACCGACTTCCTGGTGATGCTAAACCACCTCAAGGTTTTGTCGCTTAACCTTAACAAGCTCAGCAGATTCATCCCGCAAGCGAACCTCGCGACGTTGGAGGTGCTGGAACTGGTTGGCAACCAATTGACGGAGTTGCGATTGCCTAACACGTTTTCACAACTGACCGCGCTTTCGGTATCAGGAAACAAGCTGACAGAACTCAGTTTGCCGGATGGGGCACGCAGCCTGACATATCTGTCGGCCGCCCAAAACCAAATCTCCTCTCTCACCATCCCCAGAGGGATGAAAAAACTTGTCCATGTCGACGTTTCTGACAACGTTCTGAGCCGATTTCATTTGCCACCCGACGCCGGTGTCCAAGAGAGCGAGTTGTATGTGTCCGGAAATCCTCCACTCAAAGAGGTCACCCTTGCCGCGGATGTAAAAGTAACGCCCTCGATATTGGTGCTTCGCCAACAAGGTGTGCAGGTCAACATCGAACCCGTGTTAAGGAATATTGAACTCCATGTCACGCCCCCGGGTGCCTTCCCGGTCTGGATGAGCCTCGAAATGTTTTTTTCCGAAGGAACGTATACGATTGAACGTTCACTCGATTTGCAGCAATGGTTCCAAGTCCGCTCACTTTACAATCCATCAACGCCACTGCGACGCGAGCCCTTCTACGATCTCGAGCTGGAAGGATTGCAACGTTACTTCTTGCGAATTCGGCGCATCGAGTAG
- a CDS encoding phosphoenolpyruvate carboxylase, which yields MSKLIKKEIKLLVGCLDRIILEQAGKKVFKHLDTVRKLSKQARHFGSEASRRSKHSLLDRLDIQEACQLAHAFSLFFQLVNLCEERARERNLKSKRTVSMSLRSLFQELKAAGVHPRQLQAVLDELQVEPVLTAHPTEANRRAVLNQISRLTQNWDQPEEVLEALWQTEEIREQKIGPLHEVETALYYFNRTIFETAANFYETFDSELAKQFPGVKRTRHFLTFSSWAGGDRDGNPFVTPDISRTAMERHHQTVVAFYLRECEKLSQELTHSDPAQALNVPHNRAQTSGRYQPYELFRSQIGGLRTKLREGNHDHEQFIATLEGIRQALLKQNAKRAANGRVLRLLNQAKTFGPHLAQLDFRDHSGKLDHSEPELLEELRAIRDIQQKYGRQAANHFIVSMTRSADDILRLFKLARLGSVYEIDLIPLFETIEDLEKSAQILGRLWSDVEYRRHLKHRGGIQEVMVGYSDSNKDGGYLAANWFLYSAQKEMSRVADECGVKLRLFHGKGGTIDRGGGSSYRSLRAQPHAAHGGRLRITEQGEVISLKYSNPTIAQRNLEQLTSAVIAVQCLPETEIEELPQWEAFASQLAKLSLKHYQKLVYETPAFLDYFLQATPIDLIEHLRLGSRPSRRASTADIRQLRAIPWVFSWTQSRHLISAWYGVGSALKEFEGQTPQGLEVLRRMYRRWPFFRSLLDNAEVSLAKTDLDIARQYASLVESDAVRKQVFGMIESEYRRSVEAILSINGHKELLETQPVLAQSIRLRNPYVDPLNYLQIRFLSLWRKADEAQRTEQLRRLLAITVKGVASGMKSTG from the coding sequence ATGAGTAAACTCATCAAAAAGGAAATCAAACTGTTGGTAGGGTGTCTGGACAGAATCATTCTGGAACAGGCGGGCAAGAAAGTGTTCAAGCACTTGGACACGGTGCGGAAGCTGTCCAAGCAGGCACGCCATTTCGGTAGCGAGGCGAGCCGACGGAGCAAGCATTCCTTGCTGGATCGGCTCGATATTCAGGAGGCATGCCAGCTCGCCCACGCCTTCAGCCTGTTCTTTCAACTGGTCAATCTTTGCGAGGAACGCGCCCGCGAGCGAAATCTGAAGTCCAAACGCACCGTTTCGATGTCGCTCCGGAGCCTCTTTCAGGAATTGAAAGCTGCAGGCGTCCACCCCAGGCAGTTACAGGCGGTTCTGGATGAGCTCCAAGTTGAACCGGTGCTGACCGCGCATCCCACCGAGGCCAACCGCCGCGCGGTGCTCAACCAAATTTCCCGCCTAACCCAGAATTGGGACCAGCCTGAGGAAGTCCTCGAAGCACTTTGGCAAACGGAGGAGATCCGCGAGCAAAAGATCGGCCCGCTCCATGAGGTAGAAACTGCACTCTACTACTTCAACCGCACCATTTTCGAAACAGCGGCCAACTTTTACGAGACCTTTGATTCTGAGCTCGCGAAGCAGTTTCCGGGCGTCAAACGCACACGCCACTTTCTAACCTTTTCGAGTTGGGCGGGCGGCGACCGCGACGGCAACCCCTTTGTCACGCCGGACATTAGCCGCACCGCCATGGAACGTCATCACCAGACGGTGGTGGCTTTCTACCTTCGCGAGTGTGAGAAGCTAAGCCAGGAGCTCACCCATTCCGACCCTGCCCAGGCGCTCAACGTTCCCCACAACCGCGCGCAAACTTCCGGACGTTACCAGCCCTATGAGCTCTTTCGCAGCCAGATCGGAGGCCTGCGAACCAAGCTCAGGGAAGGCAATCACGACCATGAGCAGTTCATAGCCACCCTGGAGGGCATCCGCCAGGCGCTGTTGAAACAGAATGCGAAACGAGCCGCCAACGGGCGCGTGCTCCGGCTGCTGAATCAGGCCAAGACCTTCGGCCCGCATCTCGCCCAGCTCGATTTCAGGGATCACAGCGGGAAGTTGGACCACTCGGAACCCGAGCTGCTGGAGGAGCTTCGCGCCATTAGGGACATCCAACAAAAATACGGTCGCCAAGCTGCCAATCATTTCATCGTCAGCATGACCCGCAGTGCGGACGACATCCTGCGGTTGTTCAAGCTCGCCCGTCTGGGCAGCGTCTATGAAATCGACTTAATCCCCTTGTTTGAAACCATCGAGGATCTGGAAAAGTCAGCGCAGATTCTCGGCCGGCTCTGGTCCGACGTCGAATACCGCCGCCATCTGAAACATCGAGGCGGGATTCAGGAGGTCATGGTGGGTTACTCCGATTCCAACAAGGACGGCGGCTATCTGGCGGCAAATTGGTTTCTTTACAGCGCGCAAAAGGAAATGTCGCGCGTAGCCGATGAATGTGGAGTGAAGCTGCGCCTGTTCCATGGTAAGGGCGGAACGATCGATCGTGGCGGCGGCTCGAGCTACCGTAGCCTGCGCGCCCAGCCCCACGCGGCGCATGGTGGACGGTTGCGCATCACGGAGCAGGGGGAGGTCATTTCGTTGAAGTATTCCAATCCTACGATCGCGCAGCGCAACCTGGAGCAGCTGACGTCGGCGGTCATCGCCGTCCAGTGCCTGCCGGAAACCGAGATCGAGGAACTACCCCAATGGGAGGCGTTCGCCAGCCAGCTCGCCAAACTGTCCTTGAAGCATTATCAGAAGCTCGTTTACGAAACCCCGGCCTTTCTGGATTACTTCCTTCAAGCAACCCCGATCGACCTCATTGAGCATTTGAGGCTCGGCTCGAGACCGTCGCGTCGGGCGTCGACCGCTGACATCCGTCAACTGCGTGCCATCCCCTGGGTATTTTCCTGGACACAGTCGAGGCATCTGATTTCAGCCTGGTACGGGGTCGGATCCGCTTTGAAGGAGTTCGAAGGCCAGACCCCTCAAGGCCTGGAAGTCCTCCGTCGAATGTATCGCCGCTGGCCCTTCTTCCGCAGCCTCCTGGACAACGCCGAGGTATCCCTCGCCAAGACCGACCTCGATATCGCTCGGCAGTATGCCTCTCTGGTGGAATCTGACGCTGTTCGCAAGCAGGTCTTCGGGATGATCGAATCCGAGTATCGCCGGTCGGTGGAAGCCATCCTTTCAATCAACGGGCACAAGGAGTTGCTGGAGACGCAGCCGGTCCTGGCGCAGTCCATACGGTTGCGCAATCCGTACGTCGATCCTCTCAACTATCTGCAAATCCGGTTTCTCTCACTCTGGCGCAAGGCCGACGAGGCGCAGCGCACCGAGCAACTCCGGAGGCTGCTGGCGATCACCGTCAAGGGCGTGGCTTCGGGCATGAAGAGCACGGGCTGA
- a CDS encoding LysR family transcriptional regulator, translating to MELRHLRYFVAVGEEQHFGRGARRLRLAQPALSRQIQDLEAEIGFKLFERLSRGVKLSAAGKLFLEDARRILRQVEEAVGRAQRVASGQLGTLRVGIIESMSWHGVVPDSFRRCRERQPDAELQIRPQSSSEQIAAIQSGQLDAGFVFTIADMDRELVQLEIAMVNLMLAVPKSHPLARVKAARLRELSDASFIWFPRRESPRFYDRLMHACFRGGLKSPRVVQEGVNEATILSLVSCGLGVAFVSSATRWRCPESVVLLSVEDLNVRLPFALVWRKDNASALLASFVADVRGLMEVAASKA from the coding sequence ATGGAACTACGACATTTGCGCTACTTCGTGGCGGTTGGCGAGGAACAGCATTTTGGGCGCGGTGCGCGCCGGCTCCGCTTGGCTCAGCCTGCGCTCTCCCGGCAGATTCAAGATTTGGAAGCGGAGATTGGCTTCAAACTGTTCGAGCGTCTGTCGCGCGGAGTTAAACTCAGCGCCGCGGGCAAGTTGTTTCTCGAGGATGCACGCCGTATTCTCCGGCAAGTGGAGGAAGCAGTGGGACGCGCCCAGCGTGTAGCGTCTGGTCAATTGGGAACATTGCGTGTGGGAATCATTGAGAGCATGTCGTGGCATGGAGTTGTTCCCGACTCATTTCGTCGATGCCGTGAGCGACAACCGGACGCCGAGCTGCAGATCAGGCCGCAGAGTTCGTCGGAGCAGATCGCCGCGATCCAATCTGGTCAGCTGGACGCCGGTTTCGTTTTCACCATCGCCGACATGGATCGGGAATTGGTGCAGCTCGAAATTGCTATGGTCAACCTGATGCTGGCGGTGCCGAAGAGTCACCCGCTGGCAAGGGTAAAGGCCGCACGCTTGCGAGAGCTGAGCGATGCCTCCTTTATCTGGTTTCCCAGACGGGAGAGCCCCCGCTTTTACGACCGACTGATGCATGCGTGCTTTCGTGGTGGCCTAAAATCTCCACGCGTGGTTCAGGAAGGAGTAAATGAGGCCACCATTCTGAGTCTTGTCTCGTGTGGCCTGGGTGTGGCGTTCGTGAGCAGTGCCACACGCTGGCGATGTCCCGAAAGCGTGGTGTTGCTATCCGTAGAGGACTTGAACGTGCGGCTTCCGTTTGCACTTGTGTGGCGAAAAGACAATGCTTCCGCGCTGCTGGCGTCATTTGTGGCGGATGTGCGAGGGTTGATGGAGGTCGCAGCGTCTAAAGCGTGA
- a CDS encoding SDR family oxidoreductase → MKTSTLAWNANEFSGKRILVTGGTKGIGEAIVHRLQTGGGAVLSTARNLPAGDNSAHFIRADLSTRAGADHVIKTVLDRFGSLDILINAVGGSAATGGGALALTDEIWQQELELNLLSAVRLDRGFLPGMLGQGSGVIIHVSSIQRTLPLHESTLAYAAAKAALTNYSKGLSKDVSPRGIRVNSVAPGFTETEAAARLIERLATQAGTEAAIARQNLMSSLGGIPLGRPNRPEEVAELVAFLASDRASSITGSEYVIDGGNIPTV, encoded by the coding sequence ATGAAGACATCCACCCTCGCTTGGAATGCGAACGAGTTTTCCGGCAAACGAATCTTGGTAACCGGCGGCACAAAGGGAATTGGAGAGGCGATTGTGCATCGCCTGCAAACCGGCGGCGGCGCAGTGCTCTCCACCGCGCGCAACCTTCCTGCGGGGGACAACTCCGCGCACTTCATCCGGGCCGACCTCAGCACCCGGGCAGGCGCAGACCACGTCATCAAGACCGTCCTCGACCGCTTCGGCAGTCTCGATATTTTGATTAATGCAGTCGGCGGCAGTGCCGCCACCGGAGGCGGGGCGCTCGCCTTGACCGACGAAATCTGGCAACAGGAGCTTGAGTTGAACTTGCTTTCAGCCGTGCGGCTGGACCGTGGATTCCTTCCAGGGATGTTGGGGCAAGGTTCGGGCGTCATCATCCATGTCTCGTCGATTCAACGAACGCTGCCGCTGCACGAATCGACTCTGGCCTACGCTGCGGCCAAGGCGGCTCTCACCAATTATAGCAAGGGACTCTCGAAGGATGTCAGCCCTCGCGGCATCCGCGTGAACAGCGTTGCCCCCGGATTCACTGAAACAGAAGCGGCGGCAAGACTGATCGAGCGGCTTGCCACCCAGGCCGGGACGGAGGCGGCTATCGCAAGGCAGAACCTGATGAGTTCGCTCGGTGGGATCCCGCTAGGTCGTCCCAATCGGCCTGAGGAAGTAGCGGAATTGGTCGCGTTCCTCGCTTCCGATCGAGCGTCTTCGATCACCGGAAGCGAATACGTCATCGATGGCGGAAACATTCCCACGGTTTGA
- a CDS encoding nuclear transport factor 2 family protein, which produces MKPRAKELNLPEAIALYFSADKGDAEALSQRFTETAVVKDEGLTYKGRAAIKQWKTDASAKYEYTCEPLACEEKDGQTVVTCHLVGNFPGSPVDLRFFFELAGEKIESLEIMP; this is translated from the coding sequence ATGAAACCAAGAGCAAAAGAACTCAACCTGCCGGAAGCCATCGCCCTCTACTTCAGCGCAGACAAGGGTGATGCTGAGGCCCTTTCACAACGCTTCACGGAAACCGCCGTCGTAAAGGACGAGGGACTCACCTACAAAGGCCGTGCCGCTATCAAACAGTGGAAAACAGATGCCTCGGCAAAGTATGAATACACCTGTGAACCCTTGGCTTGCGAAGAAAAGGACGGACAGACCGTCGTAACCTGCCATCTGGTCGGAAATTTTCCCGGCAGTCCCGTTGATCTTCGATTCTTCTTCGAGCTTGCGGGCGAAAAGATTGAGTCGTTGGAAATCATGCCGTAA